A region of Kribbella sp. NBC_01245 DNA encodes the following proteins:
- a CDS encoding glycoside hydrolase family 28 protein, which translates to MSTAPFIHSSTTAIPRTVGNKRCHSVHEFGATGDGATLDTMAIQAAIDAAHEAGGGIAYLPPGRYLSGGIELRTNVTLHLEAGATLLGSTDLSDYPAHAGPPAHEDANQRHLIFARGAENIAISGLGTVDGQGQAFWEPADRPATPTEELWADVATHDWKPVGDNDRPSPMVELVECRNVRVEGVTLLNSPGWTLRPIACDTVMIRGIVIRNPIHGINTDGIDPTACQNVLIADCDIETGDDAICLKSENPYGPLRVTSNITVTNCVLSCCCNGFKLGTATRGGFENITFSNSVIYNRAVPLNQRVIAGFAIEMVDGGWIDGVSIANIRMQNVRTPIFIRLGNRGWGQPIPTPGSLRGIKISGVHATGAILTSSITGIPGRPVEDVTLSDIRIETDEGGERSWTDAHVPEEVASYPEARMFGRLPAYGMYIRHARDVRLSDVDIRSTVPDPRPLLVTDDVEQLSLRSLTGTGPGPGTALLDLRDTRDGSLQGSTAPHETDIYLRVSGGSSAGISMVGNDLARASTPLEVTTEVPPDAVRCGGNLH; encoded by the coding sequence TTGTCCACGGCGCCATTCATCCACTCCTCCACCACTGCCATCCCTCGGACCGTCGGCAACAAGCGTTGCCACAGCGTCCACGAGTTCGGTGCGACCGGCGACGGCGCGACTTTGGACACGATGGCGATCCAGGCCGCGATCGACGCCGCGCACGAAGCAGGTGGCGGCATCGCATACCTGCCGCCCGGCAGATATCTGTCTGGCGGGATCGAACTGAGGACCAACGTGACGCTGCATCTCGAGGCTGGAGCGACATTGCTGGGTAGCACGGATCTGTCGGACTACCCAGCACATGCAGGACCGCCGGCCCACGAGGACGCCAACCAGCGCCACCTGATCTTCGCCCGCGGCGCCGAGAACATCGCCATCTCGGGCCTGGGCACCGTGGACGGCCAGGGACAGGCCTTCTGGGAGCCGGCCGACCGGCCCGCCACGCCGACGGAGGAACTCTGGGCCGATGTGGCGACGCACGACTGGAAGCCCGTCGGCGACAACGACCGCCCGTCCCCCATGGTGGAGCTGGTCGAATGCCGCAACGTACGCGTCGAAGGTGTCACGCTACTGAACTCGCCAGGCTGGACCCTGCGCCCCATCGCGTGCGACACGGTGATGATCCGCGGGATCGTGATCCGCAATCCGATCCATGGCATCAACACCGACGGCATCGACCCGACCGCCTGCCAGAACGTGCTCATCGCCGATTGCGACATCGAGACCGGCGACGACGCGATCTGCCTGAAGAGCGAGAACCCGTACGGACCACTCCGCGTCACCAGCAACATCACCGTCACCAACTGCGTGCTCTCCTGCTGCTGCAACGGCTTCAAGCTCGGAACGGCGACCAGGGGCGGCTTCGAGAACATCACCTTCAGCAACTCGGTCATCTACAACCGTGCCGTCCCGCTGAACCAGCGCGTCATCGCGGGCTTCGCCATCGAGATGGTCGACGGCGGCTGGATCGACGGTGTGTCCATAGCGAACATCCGGATGCAGAACGTCCGCACGCCCATCTTCATCCGGCTCGGTAACCGCGGGTGGGGTCAGCCGATACCGACCCCCGGAAGCCTGCGCGGGATCAAGATCTCCGGTGTCCACGCCACCGGCGCCATCCTCACCTCGTCGATCACCGGCATTCCCGGGCGACCGGTCGAAGATGTCACGCTCTCCGACATCCGCATCGAGACCGACGAAGGCGGCGAGCGCTCCTGGACGGATGCGCATGTACCGGAGGAGGTTGCCAGCTATCCCGAAGCCCGCATGTTCGGCCGTCTACCGGCGTACGGGATGTATATCCGCCATGCCCGCGATGTCAGACTGTCCGACGTCGATATCCGGTCCACCGTGCCCGACCCTCGACCACTACTGGTGACCGATGATGTCGAGCAACTCTCTCTTCGTTCGCTGACCGGAACGGGCCCGGGCCCAGGTACTGCGCTGCTCGACCTGCGGGATACCCGTGACGGCAGCCTCCAAGGTTCGACGGCCCCCCACGAAACCGATATCTACCTTCGGGTCAGCGGTGGCAGCTCGGCAGGAATCAGCATGGTCGGCAACGATCTGGCCAGGGCAAGCACCCCGCTCGAGGTCACCACCGAGGTACCGCCGGATGCCGTCCGCTGCGGCGGAAACCTCCATTGA
- a CDS encoding cellulase family glycosylhydrolase has protein sequence MSPLLPLVRPAVQLPTGGLTLLGANFWSRQGGPLMWRTFDESLVREELGVLAEHGLDLTRSFFYWPDFHPVPDRVDEELCARFGRFLDLHTEAGLGTIPTFIVGHMSGENWDPVWRNGRDLYRDVWMVDRQAWFIREMVRRFQRHEAVVGWLISNEMPLYGGSGGAPTSGDTTGPGHEAVTAWAGLMVQAVRAAGGVQPVSIGDGAWGREVTGSDNGFRIRDLSPLVDWLGPHNYHMTDDAIRQHFVPAMHAELLARFGRPVVMEEFGLSSDFVSDEGAADYYRQVLHTTLLAGATGWIAWNNTDFDLPDQDPYRHHPFEMHFGITTSEGRPKPQLLELQRFRELLDKLDLPSCRRAPTNTGIVVSSYLEADHPFVTEADAAAVRDSLLQSYISARLADLAPAILHELDGVPAAKLLLVPSVKALTAPAWRALAEAAEAGSTVLITYSSGETPVQRGPWWPGLDKLAGVRKLLRYGLTEPVTDPVVTWHFTEHFGDLGPGDSLTFAAGGTPDGRCMLPVEPVDARVVARDSHDRPALLERVVGAGRIVLATYPVEYFAARTPRVNPDATVRLYRAAAELAGALPDVVIDDPNAFADIIEHADGRRFALVVSESPEALKVGLRTRGSGEIEPVSLEPYGVELVSLPARS, from the coding sequence ATGTCCCCTCTGCTTCCTCTCGTCCGCCCGGCGGTCCAGCTGCCGACAGGCGGACTGACCTTGCTGGGTGCCAACTTCTGGTCCCGGCAGGGCGGTCCGCTGATGTGGCGGACCTTCGACGAGTCCTTGGTTCGCGAGGAGCTCGGCGTTCTTGCGGAGCACGGCCTCGACCTGACCCGGTCGTTCTTCTACTGGCCCGACTTCCACCCGGTGCCGGACCGGGTCGACGAGGAGCTCTGCGCCCGGTTCGGCCGGTTTCTCGACCTGCATACGGAGGCGGGTCTCGGCACCATCCCGACCTTCATCGTCGGCCACATGTCCGGTGAGAACTGGGATCCGGTGTGGCGCAACGGCCGGGACCTCTACCGCGACGTCTGGATGGTGGATCGGCAGGCATGGTTCATCCGTGAGATGGTCCGCCGCTTCCAGCGACATGAGGCAGTGGTGGGCTGGCTGATCTCGAACGAGATGCCGCTGTACGGCGGTAGCGGCGGCGCCCCGACGAGTGGTGACACCACGGGTCCCGGCCACGAGGCGGTGACCGCATGGGCAGGCCTGATGGTGCAGGCGGTCCGCGCGGCCGGTGGTGTCCAACCGGTGTCGATCGGCGACGGCGCCTGGGGGCGCGAGGTCACGGGTTCCGACAACGGTTTCCGGATCCGCGACCTGTCCCCGCTCGTGGACTGGCTGGGGCCGCACAACTACCACATGACCGACGACGCCATCCGGCAGCACTTCGTCCCGGCGATGCACGCGGAGCTGCTGGCCCGGTTCGGCCGGCCGGTCGTGATGGAGGAGTTCGGCCTCAGCAGCGACTTCGTTTCCGACGAAGGCGCAGCGGACTACTACAGGCAGGTCTTGCACACGACGCTGCTCGCTGGTGCGACCGGCTGGATCGCGTGGAACAACACCGACTTCGACCTGCCGGATCAAGATCCGTACCGGCACCACCCGTTCGAGATGCACTTCGGCATCACCACGTCCGAAGGGCGACCGAAGCCCCAGCTGCTCGAGCTGCAACGATTCCGGGAACTGCTCGACAAGCTTGACCTGCCGAGCTGCCGCCGGGCGCCGACCAACACCGGGATCGTGGTGAGCAGCTACCTCGAGGCCGACCACCCTTTTGTCACCGAGGCCGACGCGGCCGCCGTGCGAGACTCGCTGCTGCAGAGCTACATCAGCGCCCGGCTGGCTGACCTCGCCCCCGCGATACTGCACGAGCTGGACGGCGTACCAGCGGCAAAGCTCCTCCTGGTGCCGTCCGTCAAGGCACTGACCGCGCCCGCCTGGAGAGCACTCGCCGAGGCTGCCGAGGCGGGCTCCACAGTGCTGATCACGTACTCGAGCGGTGAGACGCCAGTGCAGCGCGGGCCGTGGTGGCCTGGGCTGGACAAGCTCGCCGGTGTGCGGAAGCTGCTGCGCTACGGACTGACCGAGCCAGTGACCGACCCGGTCGTGACGTGGCACTTCACCGAACACTTCGGAGATCTCGGACCGGGTGACAGCCTGACCTTCGCCGCCGGTGGCACGCCGGACGGCCGCTGCATGCTGCCCGTGGAGCCAGTCGACGCCCGCGTGGTCGCGCGAGACTCGCACGACCGTCCGGCACTGCTCGAACGGGTCGTCGGTGCCGGCCGAATCGTCCTCGCGACCTACCCCGTGGAGTACTTCGCCGCGCGCACCCCGCGGGTCAACCCGGACGCCACCGTCCGGCTCTATCGAGCGGCCGCCGAGCTCGCGGGCGCGCTGCCCGATGTGGTGATCGACGATCCGAACGCGTTCGCCGACATCATCGAGCACGCCGACGGCAGGCGGTTCGCCCTCGTTGTGAGTGAGTCCCCGGAGGCTCTCAAGGTCGGCCTGCGTACCCGCGGGTCCGGCGAGATCGAGCCGGTCTCGCTCGAGCCGTACGGCGTTGAGCTCGTCAGCCTCCCTGCCCGCTCGTGA
- a CDS encoding helix-turn-helix transcriptional regulator, which translates to MGENEGVGGSVGRGREAFARQDWAEAYDLLSAAGQLERADLERLATAAYLIGKDGDSAEVWARAYQECLRLGETPRAARCAFWLALALLLKGDMAQGGGWLGRAHRLLEDTPRDCAEQGYLLVPAGLRLLAAGDAAAAYATFGQAAKIGDLFGERDLVTMGQLGQGQALVQLGEFGNAASLLDEVMVAVVAGEVSSIVAGIVYCAVIEACHAMFDLRRAHEWTTALTHWCAAQPDLVPYRGQCLVYRAEVMQLHGAWSDALKETRQACTTLAQQPAAGMALYRLGELHRLRGEVVAAEDAYRQANRCGRTPQPGLALLRLAQGDVGAAEASIRTALDDAHNPAAQSSLLAAQVDITLAANDVPAARVAADQLARIAADVDAPLLRAMSAHAEGATILAEGDARSALVVLRRAWQAWRELEAPYDAGRARVMIGQACRQTGDEDTAQLEYDAAREIFRELGAAPDLAEVERRSGVAASSSVNGLTRRESQVLALVAVGKSNRDIAAELFLSEKTVARHVSNILAKLGMRSRSAATAYAHEHHLV; encoded by the coding sequence ATGGGTGAGAATGAGGGCGTGGGTGGCTCCGTTGGTCGGGGGCGGGAGGCGTTCGCTCGGCAGGATTGGGCGGAGGCGTACGACCTGCTGTCCGCGGCGGGGCAGCTGGAGCGTGCGGATCTCGAGCGGCTGGCGACGGCGGCGTACCTGATCGGCAAAGACGGGGACAGCGCCGAGGTGTGGGCGCGGGCGTATCAGGAGTGTCTGCGCCTCGGTGAGACGCCACGTGCCGCGAGGTGCGCCTTTTGGCTCGCCCTCGCGCTGCTGCTCAAGGGGGATATGGCCCAAGGCGGCGGGTGGCTGGGCCGGGCGCACCGGCTGCTCGAGGACACCCCGCGGGACTGTGCCGAGCAGGGGTATCTGCTGGTACCGGCCGGCCTGCGGCTACTCGCGGCAGGCGATGCCGCCGCCGCGTACGCCACCTTCGGTCAGGCGGCCAAGATCGGCGACCTGTTCGGTGAGCGGGATCTCGTCACGATGGGACAGCTCGGCCAGGGGCAAGCGCTGGTCCAACTGGGCGAATTCGGCAACGCGGCATCGCTGCTGGACGAGGTGATGGTCGCGGTTGTGGCGGGCGAGGTCTCGTCGATCGTCGCCGGAATCGTGTACTGCGCCGTGATCGAGGCCTGCCACGCCATGTTCGACCTACGCCGGGCGCACGAGTGGACGACCGCGCTGACCCACTGGTGCGCGGCTCAGCCCGACCTGGTGCCCTATCGCGGCCAATGCCTGGTGTACCGCGCCGAGGTCATGCAGCTGCACGGCGCATGGTCGGACGCCCTCAAGGAGACTCGTCAAGCGTGTACGACGCTCGCGCAGCAGCCGGCGGCCGGCATGGCGCTCTACCGGTTGGGCGAGCTACACCGGTTGCGGGGCGAGGTGGTGGCCGCCGAGGACGCGTACCGGCAAGCCAACAGATGCGGACGTACGCCGCAACCCGGTCTGGCGCTGTTGCGACTGGCCCAGGGAGACGTGGGCGCCGCGGAGGCGTCGATCCGCACCGCACTAGACGACGCGCACAATCCCGCGGCGCAGTCCTCCTTACTCGCGGCGCAGGTGGACATCACGCTCGCGGCGAACGACGTCCCCGCGGCACGTGTCGCCGCTGACCAGCTAGCGCGGATCGCCGCCGACGTCGACGCTCCCCTGCTGCGCGCGATGTCCGCACACGCCGAAGGAGCGACGATCCTCGCGGAGGGCGACGCCAGGTCCGCTCTCGTCGTACTCCGTCGAGCCTGGCAGGCGTGGCGCGAGCTGGAAGCGCCGTACGACGCTGGCCGCGCCCGGGTGATGATCGGGCAGGCGTGCCGGCAGACCGGGGACGAGGACACCGCGCAACTGGAGTACGACGCGGCGCGCGAGATCTTCCGCGAGCTGGGCGCGGCGCCGGATCTCGCCGAGGTGGAGCGGCGATCGGGAGTAGCCGCATCGAGCTCGGTCAACGGACTGACCCGGCGCGAAAGCCAGGTGCTCGCACTCGTTGCCGTCGGCAAGAGCAACCGGGATATCGCCGCCGAACTGTTCCTCAGCGAGAAGACGGTCGCCCGCCACGTCAGCAACATCCTCGCCAAGCTGGGGATGCGATCCCGGTCCGCCGCCACGGCGTACGCCCACGAGCACCACCTGGTGTAA
- a CDS encoding carbohydrate ABC transporter permease translates to MSTEPARGVLSAADRHRPTVRWSIRVATAVLLLAVAIAGAGPILWVAKGAISPSLELLQEPLRLWPSEPQWENLLLAWRELRVGRYLLNTVVLVGGSWFVQLLVATTGAFALSVLRPRYGRLVYAAVLATLFIPGTTSLVALYLTILDLPVTGGSIANTPWAVWLPAGAQAFNVLIMKQFFDALPRELYEAAMVDGAGTWRLFWQIVMPMSGPIVAVVSLLAVMGAWKEFLWPMIAISDTEQQPLAVALPRLAESAEQNQVIAGMLIATIPPLVLFFVFQRHIVRGIGFTGLKG, encoded by the coding sequence ATGAGCACCGAACCCGCCCGCGGCGTTCTCTCGGCCGCAGACCGGCATCGGCCGACGGTGCGTTGGTCCATCCGGGTAGCCACCGCCGTGCTGCTACTGGCGGTCGCGATCGCCGGAGCCGGACCGATCCTGTGGGTGGCCAAAGGCGCGATCTCGCCGTCTCTGGAGCTGCTCCAGGAACCGCTGCGGCTCTGGCCATCGGAGCCGCAATGGGAGAACCTGCTACTCGCGTGGCGGGAGCTGAGGGTCGGGCGTTACCTGCTGAACACCGTGGTGCTCGTTGGCGGATCATGGTTCGTCCAGCTCCTGGTGGCGACCACCGGCGCTTTCGCACTGTCGGTGCTGCGCCCGAGGTACGGACGACTCGTCTACGCCGCGGTGCTCGCCACGCTCTTCATTCCAGGCACCACTTCGCTGGTGGCGCTCTACCTGACCATTCTCGATCTGCCGGTCACGGGTGGCTCGATCGCCAATACACCCTGGGCGGTATGGCTTCCGGCCGGAGCACAGGCCTTCAACGTCTTGATCATGAAGCAGTTCTTCGACGCATTGCCCAGGGAGCTGTACGAGGCCGCGATGGTCGACGGAGCCGGAACGTGGCGGCTGTTCTGGCAGATCGTGATGCCGATGTCCGGCCCGATCGTCGCCGTCGTCTCCTTGCTGGCGGTGATGGGTGCCTGGAAGGAGTTCCTGTGGCCCATGATCGCCATCTCCGACACCGAACAACAGCCACTCGCCGTCGCACTGCCACGGCTGGCCGAGAGCGCGGAGCAGAACCAGGTCATCGCGGGGATGCTCATCGCGACCATTCCCCCGCTGGTCCTCTTCTTCGTGTTCCAGCGCCACATCGTTCGCGGCATCGGTTTCACCGGACTGAAGGGATGA
- a CDS encoding carbohydrate ABC transporter permease, translated as MTELQQRQAPTRAAGAATRSAYHPPPPRRRFRRGFGLGGLITLLPLLLVFGYFGWWPIGQSVMLSLQQTNLVDPPTWVGVDNFRYLFADPLLWTTLRNTAWFVVLALIFGFPVPVLLALFVSELRRLGGVFRVLVYLPVLVPPVVALLLWKWFYDPDFGLFNQVLGAVGLGSSSWLQSTATAMPSLVLATTWAHAGSTVLIYLAALSGVPSELYEAAEIDGASIWRRLWHVTLPHLRGVLLIMLLLQIIGTFQIFTEPFILTDGGPEDSTVTILLLIYRYAFLNGDYGMAAALSVMLAIVLATLSAVYLRLTRKWSTT; from the coding sequence GTGACCGAACTGCAGCAGCGGCAAGCGCCGACACGGGCCGCCGGCGCGGCGACCCGGTCGGCGTACCACCCGCCGCCGCCGCGACGACGGTTCCGCCGGGGCTTCGGTCTCGGCGGGCTGATCACCTTGCTGCCGCTGTTGCTGGTCTTCGGATACTTCGGGTGGTGGCCGATCGGCCAGAGCGTGATGCTGAGTCTGCAGCAGACCAACCTGGTGGATCCGCCGACGTGGGTCGGAGTCGACAACTTCCGGTACTTGTTCGCGGACCCCCTGCTGTGGACCACCTTGCGGAACACGGCATGGTTCGTCGTCCTCGCGCTGATCTTCGGCTTCCCTGTTCCGGTCCTGCTGGCGCTCTTCGTGTCGGAACTGCGTCGGTTGGGGGGCGTGTTCCGCGTCCTGGTGTACCTTCCGGTCCTCGTCCCTCCGGTAGTCGCCCTGCTGCTGTGGAAGTGGTTTTACGATCCGGACTTCGGTCTGTTCAACCAGGTCCTCGGCGCGGTCGGTCTCGGCTCGAGTTCGTGGCTGCAGTCGACCGCGACCGCCATGCCCAGCCTGGTGCTCGCGACGACCTGGGCTCATGCCGGCAGCACCGTGTTGATCTATCTGGCGGCGTTGTCCGGCGTGCCGTCGGAACTGTACGAGGCCGCCGAGATCGATGGAGCTTCGATCTGGCGTCGCTTGTGGCACGTGACCTTGCCGCACCTGCGGGGCGTACTGCTGATCATGCTGCTGCTGCAGATCATCGGGACCTTCCAGATCTTCACCGAGCCGTTCATCCTCACCGACGGCGGTCCCGAGGACTCGACCGTGACCATCCTGTTGCTGATCTACCGGTACGCGTTCCTCAACGGCGACTACGGCATGGCAGCCGCGTTGAGCGTGATGCTGGCCATCGTCCTCGCGACGCTGTCCGCGGTCTATCTGCGCCTGACCCGGAAATGGAGCACCACATGA
- a CDS encoding extracellular solute-binding protein yields the protein MTITVADLPPTTQAKSRQQFLDQVAAFERDNPKIKINATDSQWEAKTFAARLAGGQLETVFIVPLTEPPGLIKRRQIADITDETRALPHADKFESRALKPGTGPDGRIYGLPTSEWALGLTYNRQLFTKAGLDPDKPPKTWDEVRLAAKTIFEKTGIPGYAQPTTNNTGGWTLTAMTYTHGGRAEKEVDGKQVPAFNDGPALEVLEWLKAMRWEDDSIGRQHLRNGADVLKDFSAGRIGMTIATPSTYGDHITKYNGDPAMFGVTALPSGGTAATLLGGKMAVVSPKAGTAERAAAVKWIDFRYLRPKYDTTAAEERAKANAADDIPVGIPAVPFYQPQVVDPVLEIERRHANVPLNSFKSYAAGVATQDYVPEPPVAGQDVYAALDVAVQAVLTRKDADPATELRNAEEKVAPILERAQR from the coding sequence GTGACCATCACGGTGGCGGATCTGCCGCCGACAACGCAGGCCAAGTCGCGCCAGCAGTTCCTGGACCAGGTGGCCGCATTCGAGCGCGACAACCCGAAGATCAAGATCAACGCCACCGACTCACAGTGGGAAGCCAAGACGTTTGCCGCCCGGCTGGCCGGTGGTCAGCTCGAGACGGTGTTCATCGTGCCGCTGACCGAACCCCCCGGACTGATCAAGCGGCGTCAGATTGCCGACATCACCGACGAGACCAGGGCGCTGCCGCACGCCGACAAGTTCGAGAGTCGCGCTCTGAAACCGGGGACAGGCCCGGACGGCCGCATCTACGGCCTACCGACCAGTGAGTGGGCGTTGGGCCTGACTTACAACCGGCAGCTCTTCACGAAGGCGGGACTGGACCCGGACAAGCCGCCGAAGACGTGGGACGAGGTCCGCCTGGCCGCGAAGACGATCTTCGAGAAGACCGGGATACCGGGCTACGCGCAGCCCACCACCAACAACACCGGTGGGTGGACGCTCACCGCGATGACTTATACCCACGGCGGCCGGGCCGAGAAAGAAGTCGACGGCAAGCAGGTACCGGCCTTCAATGACGGGCCTGCGCTGGAGGTGCTCGAATGGCTGAAGGCGATGCGGTGGGAAGACGACTCGATCGGCCGCCAGCACCTGCGCAACGGTGCCGACGTACTGAAGGACTTCTCGGCCGGCCGGATCGGCATGACGATCGCAACACCGAGCACGTACGGCGACCACATCACCAAGTACAACGGCGATCCGGCGATGTTCGGCGTCACCGCGCTCCCCTCGGGTGGCACCGCCGCGACCCTGCTCGGCGGCAAGATGGCCGTGGTCAGTCCCAAGGCCGGCACCGCCGAGCGCGCCGCCGCGGTGAAGTGGATCGACTTCCGCTACCTGCGGCCGAAGTACGACACTACGGCCGCCGAGGAGCGCGCGAAAGCCAACGCGGCGGACGACATCCCCGTCGGTATACCGGCCGTGCCGTTCTACCAGCCCCAGGTCGTCGATCCCGTACTGGAGATCGAACGCCGGCATGCGAACGTTCCACTGAACAGCTTCAAGTCGTACGCCGCCGGCGTGGCGACCCAGGACTACGTCCCCGAGCCGCCGGTCGCCGGGCAGGACGTCTACGCCGCTCTCGACGTCGCGGTCCAGGCGGTGCTCACCCGCAAGGACGCCGATCCGGCGACCGAGTTGCGCAACGCCGAGGAGAAGGTGGCCCCGATCCTCGAACGGGCCCAGCGGTGA
- a CDS encoding carboxymuconolactone decarboxylase family protein, translating to MIGNASAPHIAVPDGLPGMAGLMAYKPSLGSRIQAFAQELLRGPSPLSPGERELIAAFVSSRNECYFCAHLHTGVAAYLLDSDRDAVCTVIADVDTAPVSDKLRALLTIAAKVANSGRDVTSADIAGARAAGAEDEDIHDAVLVAAAFCMFNRYVDGLRAITPRDDAVYDRIGRVRADDGYLSSPTRR from the coding sequence ATGATCGGCAACGCAAGCGCACCACACATCGCCGTCCCGGATGGGCTTCCGGGAATGGCCGGACTCATGGCGTACAAGCCGTCGTTGGGCAGCAGGATCCAGGCATTTGCCCAGGAGTTGCTCCGCGGCCCCTCGCCGCTGAGCCCGGGCGAGCGCGAACTGATCGCCGCATTCGTGTCATCACGCAACGAGTGCTACTTCTGCGCACACCTGCATACCGGGGTCGCGGCGTACCTGCTGGACAGTGACCGCGACGCGGTGTGCACCGTGATCGCCGACGTGGACACGGCGCCCGTGAGCGACAAGCTGAGAGCGCTGTTGACGATCGCGGCGAAGGTGGCGAACTCAGGCCGCGACGTCACCTCGGCGGACATCGCCGGCGCTCGCGCCGCCGGCGCCGAAGACGAAGACATCCACGACGCGGTGCTGGTGGCCGCGGCGTTCTGCATGTTCAACCGGTACGTCGATGGGCTCAGGGCGATCACTCCCAGAGACGACGCCGTTTACGACCGCATCGGCAGAGTCCGCGCCGACGACGGCTACCTATCATCACCAACTAGGAGGTAG
- a CDS encoding RNA-guided endonuclease InsQ/TnpB family protein, which produces MLLVLDVLTDDRQRRSAAGCRAGHRDRRPKGSNNRAKARIRVARQHARVGDRRRDFHHKASTQIIRDNQAVYVENLAVSGLGRTRLAKSVHDAGWSAFVNMLEYKATKHGRYFAKIGRFEPTSQVCSACSIKDGPKPLSVREWVCRECRTVHDRDINAAKNILAAGRADRLNASQSAGKTRTKVPALRVEAGTHPGPHTRTEGIQVH; this is translated from the coding sequence GTGCTGCTGGTTCTCGATGTACTGACGGATGATCGACAGCGGCGCTCCGCCGCAGGATGCCGGGCTGGACACCGAGACCGGCGGCCAAAGGGCAGCAACAACCGGGCCAAGGCCCGCATCCGAGTCGCACGGCAGCATGCCCGTGTCGGCGACCGCCGCAGGGACTTCCACCACAAGGCATCCACGCAGATCATCCGCGACAACCAAGCGGTGTACGTGGAAAACCTCGCGGTGTCAGGTCTCGGACGAACCCGCCTCGCGAAGTCCGTGCACGACGCCGGATGGTCGGCGTTCGTCAACATGCTGGAGTACAAGGCCACCAAACACGGCCGGTACTTCGCCAAGATCGGCCGGTTCGAGCCGACCTCCCAGGTCTGCTCCGCATGCAGCATCAAGGACGGCCCCAAACCCCTCAGCGTCCGGGAATGGGTTTGTCGGGAGTGCCGGACCGTCCACGACCGCGACATCAACGCAGCGAAGAACATCCTGGCCGCCGGACGGGCGGACAGGCTAAACGCCTCGCAGAGCGCAGGTAAGACCAGGACGAAGGTCCCGGCACTGCGCGTTGAAGCAGGAACCCACCCCGGCCCGCACACGCGGACAGAAGGAATCCAGGTCCATTGA
- a CDS encoding LacI family DNA-binding transcriptional regulator: protein MTEERDARRRPTISDVAALAGVSKGAVSKTFNGGKGISPDTMARIRAAAAELSWMPSTAARAVSGGPARAVGLVMRRPAELLELDPFFPALLSGIESVLSEANYAAVLRFVNDATTERECYAELIGERRVDGFVLTDLRHRDPRFEWLTQLGAAVVVAGSPGRGCPFPSVRTGAAGEIRALVRHLIDNGHRTIAHVAGPPGLRHARRRQQLWAEAVLDGGLTPGPVVVSDFTADGGGRATRELLDHSPRPTAIFYANDLMAIAGMSVLAERGVRVPEDIAVAGFDDISLANYVTPPLTTVHCDYRRMGKVATQMLLAQLRNEEVVQQFTIGAELRLRRSTGG from the coding sequence ATGACCGAAGAGCGAGACGCGCGGAGGCGTCCGACGATCTCGGATGTGGCTGCCCTGGCCGGTGTGTCCAAGGGGGCGGTGTCCAAGACCTTCAACGGTGGCAAGGGCATCAGCCCGGACACGATGGCGAGGATCCGCGCTGCCGCTGCCGAGCTGAGCTGGATGCCGAGCACCGCGGCCCGCGCCGTCAGCGGCGGCCCGGCGCGCGCTGTCGGCCTGGTGATGCGCCGGCCCGCGGAGCTGCTCGAGCTCGACCCGTTCTTTCCCGCGCTGCTGTCCGGGATCGAGAGCGTGCTGTCGGAGGCGAACTACGCGGCAGTGCTGCGATTCGTCAACGACGCGACCACCGAGCGCGAGTGCTACGCCGAGCTCATCGGCGAGCGTCGCGTCGACGGCTTCGTGCTCACCGACCTGCGTCACCGCGACCCCCGGTTCGAATGGCTCACCCAACTGGGCGCCGCTGTCGTGGTGGCCGGCTCGCCGGGCCGCGGTTGCCCGTTCCCGTCGGTTCGTACCGGTGCGGCGGGCGAGATCCGCGCTCTGGTCCGGCATCTCATTGACAACGGCCATCGCACCATCGCGCACGTTGCCGGCCCGCCTGGCCTGCGGCATGCGCGCCGGCGGCAGCAACTCTGGGCGGAGGCGGTGCTGGATGGAGGGCTGACACCCGGGCCGGTGGTCGTCAGCGATTTCACCGCCGACGGAGGCGGGCGGGCCACTCGTGAACTGCTGGACCACTCGCCGCGACCCACCGCGATCTTCTATGCCAACGACCTGATGGCGATAGCCGGGATGTCCGTTCTCGCGGAGCGGGGTGTTCGGGTGCCCGAGGACATCGCAGTGGCCGGCTTCGACGACATCAGCCTGGCCAATTACGTCACACCGCCGCTGACGACGGTGCACTGCGACTACCGCCGAATGGGCAAGGTGGCTACGCAGATGCTGCTCGCACAGCTCCGCAACGAGGAGGTCGTGCAGCAGTTCACCATCGGCGCCGAGCTGCGGCTGCGACGGTCCACCGGAGGCTGA